Genomic DNA from bacterium:
GTGGTCAGCGCCGTGATTACGGATCCTTCGGGCATTGGGGCCTCAACGATGAACTACCACTGGGTGCCGGCGGATGCCGACACCGACCGGGTGCTGCCACAGGACAGTATTGTCGGCGACACCTATTACTACCATATCCCCGATTCGGCCAGCAACGGACACCGCTGGGCCAATGGCGATACCATCTGGTTCTACGTGGACGCGACGGACAACAACAACAACTACGGCGCGCATTGGATGCAGGCCATTGTTGTCGGTTCGGCGTTCCTTGGTGTGAGCGATCACCCGATGAACAGCGTCAACAGCTTTGCGCTGCTCGATAACTATCCCAACCCCTTCAACCCCTCGACCCAGATCAGCTTCGACCTTCCCGCCATGTATCACGTGACGCTGAAGGTGTTCAACAGTTTGGGCCAGCAGGTGGCGACGGTGGTCAACGGCCAACTTTATGAACAAGGCCGGCATACGCTCACCTTCGACGGATCCCAGTTAGCCAGCGGCATCTACTTCTACACTCTGTCCGCCGGGCCCTACTTCGCTTCGCACAAGATGGTGCTGCTGAAGTAGTCGCGGATCGATTGCTTTTGCCCCGGAGGCGGCGCAGGCCGTCTCCGGGGCGAAGCCCTGCCTGCCCTGTGATAATCTCCACGAACTTGTACGATAAGGTGTGACAAACGGCCCTTGTGAGGGTCCGGAGGTAAACCGTGAAACGGATTTTATGGCCACTGCTCGTGGCGATGTCCGTTTGTTGGTCCGCATCGGTGCTGCTGGCAGCGACCACCGGCAAGATCGCCGGCAAAGTGACGGATGCGGCCACGAATGAAGCGATTCCCAGCGTCAATATCGTGATCGTGAATACCACGACCGGAGCATCTACCAACGAGAACGGTGAATACTATGTTTTGAACGTTCCCGTGGGCACTTACGAACTCCGGGTGACCGCGCTGGGGTACGAAACGCAGAACATCACGGGCGTTCAGGTCCTGGCGGACCAGACGCGTACGGTGAACATCGCCCTCAAGCAGTCGGTGATCCAGGGAGAAGAAGTCACCGTGGAAGCCCAGCGGGATGTCATCCAGCGCGACGTGGCGACGACCGTGAGATCTGTGACTTCCAACGAAATCACGCAATTGCCCGTGACGACCTACCGGGAAGCGCTGACGCGCGAAGCGGGTGTGGTCGGCCAGGGCAACAATATCCATATTCGCGGCGGACGTCCCGACGAAGTGCTCTATCTGGTGGACGGCATGCAGGTGCGCGACCCGCAGTTCAATGTGCGCAGCCTCGACGTCTCCGATCAGTCTATCGGCGAAATGCAGGTGTTGACGGCAGGTTTCAACGCGGAATACGGCGAAGCCCAGTCGGCGGTGGTCAATTTGATCATCAAGGAAGGTGATCCGGTGTATCACGGCCATGCACAGCAGGTCAATGATTTCCCGGGGCTGTCCGGCTCGCACACCCTGCCGCAGACCTATGATCCGCAGACGCGCGCGCTGGTGGTGGACCCGACCAATCCTCCCGGGCATAAGATTTCCAATTACCAGGGCTATACGTATTCGGAAGCGTCGCTCTCCGGGCCGGAACCGATTACGCAGAAACTGCTGCCGCGGCTGGGGATGCGCATTCCGGGCTCCATGTCCTTCTTTGCCTCGGGCGCGGCGTGGGGGCAGAACACCAACGATAACGGGGTGATGATCAACACCGATTCGTGGTACCGGCATCCGCTGTGGAACCTGGGAAGCTTCGATGTCCGGCGCAATCAGTCCTACACCAATTCGGCCATCAAGCTGACGTATGCGCCTCAGCCGAAGTTCAAGTTCAACCTGCTCTGGAACCAGGATCAGAGCTGGGTCAACCCGTACTCGTACCGCCTCTCGCGGCGTTTTCCGCAGGACTACACTCCGGAGCAGATCTCCGCGGGCATGCATCAGTTGGCGGCCATTCAGGGGCTGCGATCCGACGCCGGCTCGTTCGCGCAGAATTTCGGCAAGGATGATGACGGCGACGGACGGGTCGACGAAGAAGCGCTGAACTGGGTGGATGACGACGGCGACGGTCTGATCGACGAAGACTTGCAGCCGTATTCCTTCAATGCCAACGATGCGGTGCGCACCGATCGCGGCCAAAACCAGCAATTTGCGCTGACCTTCAACCATGCGGTCAATCAGAAGACCTATTACACGCTGCACTTGAGCGCGTACGATACCCAGCGCTCCCGGCAGGGGCAGAACAAGGCGCCCAGCGGATACGGATTGGCTTCCGAGCCCTTCACCGATCTGCCGGATGCCACGGGCCGCAAGAACGGGCGCTACGACATCGGCGAGCCGTTTGTGGATCAGAACGGCAACCACATGTGGGATTACAACAATCCGACCAATGCCTATCCGAGCGTGGACGGCTTCCACATCGGCGGCACGGGGCTGGTGGGCACCACCGGACAGCTCGTGCCCGACTGGGCGCACTTCTCCTCGCGCGTCTACTCTTTCAAGGGGGACGTGAGCAGCCAGGTGACGCTCCGCCATCTCGTGAAGGCCGGTCTCGAGTACAACTACTACAACACGGCTACGCAGGATCTGCCCTATCCGTCGGTGTCTACCAACGGCGGCGGCATCTATACGGACATCTACCGCTACTATCCGTCGGCGGCCGCGGCCTACGTGCAGGACAAGGCGGAGTTCCGGGACATCATCGTGAACGCCGGACTGCGCATGGACTACTGGGTGATTCCCGGCGACTTCCTCCAGCATCCGTTCGCCCAGCAGGGTGCGCAGAGCTATATCGATTACATTCCCCCGAAGAAGAGTGGCGAGACCTACCTGTCGCCGCGCCTTGGCATTGCGTACAGTGTGACGGAGAAGGACGTCTTCCACTTCAACTACGGCTACTTCTACCAGCGTCCCGCGCAGGACTTCTTCTTCACCGGAGTCAACCAGCTTCAGACCGGCGGCACGCCGATCCTCGGCAATCCCAGTTTGAAGCCGCAGCAGACCATCGCCTACGAGTTGGGCGTGCGGCACCAGTTCGGCGCGGACTTCCTGCTGGATGTCTCGACGTATTACAAAGACATCAATAACTGGATCAACACGGCGTCGGAAAACGAGCTGTTCTACGCGCTGTACCGCCGGATCATCGTCGGCTCGAACGCCGCCATCTATTACAACGCGGACTATGCGTCGACGCGCGGCATCGAGTTCAACGTCTCCAAGCAGTATGGATCGCATCTGGCGGGACGGTTCACCTACACGCTGGCGTTCGCCAATGGCCGCAACTCGTATGACATCGGCTCGCAGGTGACGCGGTCCAACTATTCGCCGCCGCCGCGGGAAACGCCGCTGGCCTGGGATCGCCGCCACCAGCTCGTGTTCAACCTTTCCTATGACACTCCGCTGGCGGGCCAGCCGTTTACGACGAAATGGCTGCAGTCGGGCTGGAACGTCAACCTGATATCGCAGGCGCTGTCGGGCCTGCCGTTCACGCCGACCTATTCCAACGGCTCGGATATCATCGGACAGGAATTTTCGCAGAGAAGCCCGTGGAATTTCCAGACCGACGTCAACGTGACGCGGGCGTTCAAGCTGGGCGGCCTCGGGTGGAGACTGCTGCTGCAGGTGCGCAACCTGTTTGACAACGTGAATGTGCTGGGCTGGGACATCAACCCGAACACACTGGATACATTCTATAATGGCAATCCGGGCTATGTGAACGACCCCGTGTCGCCGAACTTCGGTCAGAATCCCAAGAGCGGGCCGAACCCTGATGCCTACGGCTTTCGCCGGGAAATCCGGGCCGGCTTAGCCGTAGAGTTTTAAGGGAAGAAGGCACATATGAAAGGTACATTCCGCAGACCTTACGGCGCGCTGACCGCACTTCTTGCAGTGGGACTGCTTTGCGCCGCGCTGATGGCCCGTACCGTCGTGGACATGACCACCACGGACTCGCGCCCTCCGGCGCCGAGGTTCCTCGATGACGGTGGTCAGGGGACCAATATCGGGCGGCCCAACGGCGTGGATCCCAACGCAATCCCGAGCCTGATCGAGCATGATGTGGGCAACGTCCGTACGGCTCTGTCCAATTCCGGCGCGCTGGGCAATCCCGAGCAGACCACCACCTATCATGGTTGGGAGTGGCCCATCCGGAGCGGGAATAACTTCCTGTTCGGCGCCGGTCTGTGGGTCGGCGCGGAACTCAACGGAGTCCACCGCGTTTCGACGACTAACGACGGCGATAATGGAACGAACGAATTCTGGAACGAGCATATCGGGACCATTCCCGCCTCGCGTCTGAGTATCAATAACGGCGATTGGTTCATCACATCCAAGAGTTTCTCCACGTTCAACGGCAAGGATTACCTCCAGGGGGCGAAAGGCGCGGATGATGACCGTGACTGGAGCCAGGCTACGGATGATTGGGACCTGAATGGGCGGGCATCGGACAACTGGGATCTGGGCGGCGGCTACATCGGCTTCAACGACGACGGCGATGCGTCGACGGATGAGGATAGTGTGGTGGCCGTCAAATTCCACGTC
This window encodes:
- a CDS encoding TonB-dependent receptor, whose amino-acid sequence is MKRILWPLLVAMSVCWSASVLLAATTGKIAGKVTDAATNEAIPSVNIVIVNTTTGASTNENGEYYVLNVPVGTYELRVTALGYETQNITGVQVLADQTRTVNIALKQSVIQGEEVTVEAQRDVIQRDVATTVRSVTSNEITQLPVTTYREALTREAGVVGQGNNIHIRGGRPDEVLYLVDGMQVRDPQFNVRSLDVSDQSIGEMQVLTAGFNAEYGEAQSAVVNLIIKEGDPVYHGHAQQVNDFPGLSGSHTLPQTYDPQTRALVVDPTNPPGHKISNYQGYTYSEASLSGPEPITQKLLPRLGMRIPGSMSFFASGAAWGQNTNDNGVMINTDSWYRHPLWNLGSFDVRRNQSYTNSAIKLTYAPQPKFKFNLLWNQDQSWVNPYSYRLSRRFPQDYTPEQISAGMHQLAAIQGLRSDAGSFAQNFGKDDDGDGRVDEEALNWVDDDGDGLIDEDLQPYSFNANDAVRTDRGQNQQFALTFNHAVNQKTYYTLHLSAYDTQRSRQGQNKAPSGYGLASEPFTDLPDATGRKNGRYDIGEPFVDQNGNHMWDYNNPTNAYPSVDGFHIGGTGLVGTTGQLVPDWAHFSSRVYSFKGDVSSQVTLRHLVKAGLEYNYYNTATQDLPYPSVSTNGGGIYTDIYRYYPSAAAAYVQDKAEFRDIIVNAGLRMDYWVIPGDFLQHPFAQQGAQSYIDYIPPKKSGETYLSPRLGIAYSVTEKDVFHFNYGYFYQRPAQDFFFTGVNQLQTGGTPILGNPSLKPQQTIAYELGVRHQFGADFLLDVSTYYKDINNWINTASENELFYALYRRIIVGSNAAIYYNADYASTRGIEFNVSKQYGSHLAGRFTYTLAFANGRNSYDIGSQVTRSNYSPPPRETPLAWDRRHQLVFNLSYDTPLAGQPFTTKWLQSGWNVNLISQALSGLPFTPTYSNGSDIIGQEFSQRSPWNFQTDVNVTRAFKLGGLGWRLLLQVRNLFDNVNVLGWDINPNTLDTFYNGNPGYVNDPVSPNFGQNPKSGPNPDAYGFRREIRAGLAVEF